TACTGCCCTCTGGCAGGCTGAACGGCAACAGCGCGGCGCGGTCTCCCGACAATTGCGCCAGACAAGACGCCACGGCTTCGCCCAGGCCGCCGATGGGGCCATGTTCTTCGAGCGTACACAAAAGCGCGCTCCGTCGCGTAGCCGCCGTGACATAAGCCGTATTTAGCGGCTTGAGAAACGGCACACTCGTCACCCCCGCATCGACGCCCTGTTGGGCGAGTTGATCGGCGACCTGCAATGCAGTTTCCAGCATCCCACCCGTACTCAGCAGGACGACATCGTCCCCATCTCGCATCTCGATCACCTCTCCCATCTCAAGCGATGGCACCGCATCGTGCAAAATTGGTTCGCCCGCCTTGCCCAGGCGTAAAAAACCCGGACCCGGATGATTGACCAACGCACGAGTCAATGCGCGAACCTCTAAAGGATCGCCCGGCGCGGCCACCACCATATTCGGCAACGCCCGCATCACCGCCAGATCTTCAACCGCGTGATGGCTGTAGCCCTGGGCGCCATAAGCCACGCCCCCCCCAACGGACACAACAGTAACATTGCAATCGTGATAGCAGACATCATTCCTGATCTGCTCCAGACAACGCAACGTCGGAAAATTTGCAATAGAATAGCAAAACGCGACATAGCCACCCTGCGCCAGCCCGGCTGCAATACCGATCATATTCTGCTCGGCAACCCCCACATTGACAAACCTGTTGGGAAACCGCTCAAAAAAAGGTTCCAGCACAGAATAACCCAGATCCCCACACAACAAAAAGATGCGATCATCCTCATCAGCCAGTTCCAGCAACGTATTAATAAACATCGTCCGCATCATCCACCCCCCACCTCTCGCAGTGCCGCGGCGAGTTGATCGTCGTCGGGATTGCGGTAGTGCCAGAGCAAATCGTCCTCCATAAAACTCACACCCTTGCCCTTCACCGTATGCGCGATCAACGCCAGAGGACGATCCGCACCCGCATCCACACCGTGCAAAGCATCGTCAATAGCGACCAGATCGTGACCGTCAACCTCCAAAACCCGCCAGCCAAAAGCCCGCCACTTATCTGCAAGCGGCTCCAGGTCGAGAACCTCTGCAACCGTGCCAAAACTCTGAATCTTATTATAATCAATTATAACCGTCAAATTGCCGAGCCGATGGTGCGGTGCAAAAAGCGCCGCCTCCCAGATAGACCCCTCGTCGCATTCTCCGTCACTCAGCAAAACAAAGCAGCGGTATGGATCGGACGCCGCGCGCCCGGCCAATGCCATGCCACAGCCAATAGAAAGCCCGTGCCCAAGCGAACCCGTTGACACCTCCACGCCCGGCACACCCAGATGGTTGATATGCCCGGTCAGAGGAGAACCATCCGCGCAATAGCGGTCCAACCACTCGACCGGAAAAAACCCGCGCTCTGCCAGCGCCGCATACAAAATCGCGGTACCGTGCCCCTTGCTCAAAACAAATCGGTCGCGCCCCGGCCAGTCGGGTCTCTGCGGATCAATCCGCAGCGTGCGGCAATACAGCACCGCCAGCAAATCGGCCATCGACAAACAGGTACCGATATGCGAAGCCCCCGCGTGATGTACCATACACAGCGCATGCCGACGAATCCTCGCGGCAAATGTGGCAATGTCTTCAATATTCATAAAAATCTCCCACCCTCCGTCAAAGCACCAGATCAACGCCGATCTTCATCTACAAAGCGAATCCCCGCATTGGGCGGAAAAGGACGCGCGTCGGAACTGGCCCTGAGCATGATCTGCGCGAGATCCTCCCCAAAAACAGGGGTATAGTGTTCCCACTGACGTATTGCCAGATCTTTTTGCTCCCGGCGATAAATCCGCACAGGCCCAAATTTCTTTTCCAGCACATAGGCGGGTATGGAAATGTCCTTTAGAGACACAATGTGACTGACCGAAGTAAGTATCTTGTTTAAATTGGTGCCTATATGCGCCATGCCCGTTTTATGATCATAGAACGGCACTTTTTGGTGTAAATAATAATACCCCGGTGTTGAAACATAAACCATATCGAGTTGCCATACCCCCACCATATCAGGAGCCTGGGCCAGATAACGGTAGGCATCGAAAAGATGAGGCCAGGCGTCTAAAAGCAGATTCTGCTTGTCAATGAAACCGACTTTATGAGACTTTTGCCCAAAGAACGCCGGATACATCCTGTCTTGATACGGCAACCGCTCTAAAATACCGCCCACTGAAACAACGACAAACACCACAGCCGCGCACAGGTACTTGCGGCTCATTGTCAACTGCGCCAAAATATCTGCACCGATCATGAGAAAGAGGGGAATGACGAGAAAAATATAGCGATATTCCTTATGGCCCGGCACCGAATGCAAGATCAGGAGCGCGATCAGCAGTACCAACAGGAACCCGTAGCGACGCACATCCCGCAGAGCCAGTACAACGCACAGCAAACCCGACACTGGCAATCGCCAGCCAAATCAAATATTGGTAACCGGGATGGTTGACGATATTACTGGCAACAAGCGTTTGATATGTATTTTGGTAGCGAAAATAGGAAATATAAGAGTGAAATAACCCGCCGCCCCATGTTACCGCATCAAATACGCCAACCACAATGACAGACGCAACCACAACGATCCCGAACGCCATTTTCTTTTCCGTGCGCAAAAAGAACAAGCCGAGCAGCACAAACGCGATGGGCGCGTATTGTATCCGCAAAGCCGCCAGCAGCACCGTCAAAAATGCCAGCAACCAAATTTTTATCCCAATCTTGTCCGACGAAGGGCGCATACAAACAGCAAGCGCAACCAGCAGGAGTCCGGTTGCCACAAATTCAGCCAGCGGCTTGTGTGCAAAACCGACAAACTCGTACCAAAACGCCCCTGCCAACAGCGCGATCCGCCCCGCAGTCTCGCCAAAATGCTGTCGTGCAAAAAAGTACATCCCCGCCGGAATCAACAGGGAAATCGCACAAAACAGCAATTTGACGCCATCCACATACCACATTGGTTGACCGAGACCGAAGACATCAAACACCATCAACATCCCCGCGATCACCACAGGCAGCAGCAATGGACGCACGCCGTAGAAATACTCCCAGGGAACCAGACCATTGCCAAAAGCGAGGCGATGCCCCTGCTCCAGGAATTGATAGAGTTCGTCGGCATGTAAGAGAAAGTCGCTGTAAAGCGCGATAGCGGCGCGTGCCGCAAACGCCAGCGCCAATATGGGGACGAAATATTTCCAAACAGGTGCATCGGTCCCCTGTGGATGTAGCAGTACATCCGGCAAAGATCGCCAGTTCAAAGCGCGCGTGTGTTCTCGCCTATCCCGGCGCCTACCTCTCCGCGTGCGCTTACCCATGCGCGCTTCCAATCCGACGATCATCCCCGACAATTCGCATATCTCGTCGTCTCGCCATTTATACCTCTTGTTCCCCTTGCGGATCATCCGAAAAATTCACGCGCTCTCGTTCAATCACCAATGGGCGGCGGCGCACCTGGGAATGGATCGCGAGAATATACTCGCCGAGAAGACCCATAAAAAAAAGCTGGAAACCAGCGAAAAAAAACAGAGAAACAGTCAGCAGTGGAATCCCGGGCGGCGCCAACTCTCTATAGTAGATCAAATTGATAATCAACATAATCAAAGCGACCAGTATGCTGAGTGACGCCAGAGAAAACCCGGCGAACAGCGCGATCCGGATGGGCATCATACTAAAAGAAATGAGACCGTTCAACCCGTCTTCGATAAGCGAAGACGCCGATGACTTAGACAAACCGCGCCCTCGCTTCTTCCAGGTATAGGGCACGCCAATCGAATCAAAACCACAATAGGCAATCATCCCTCGCAAATACGGAAAGTGGTCGTCAAAAGCGCGGAGATTCTCCACCACAACGCGGTCAATCAACTGAAACTCCCCGGCATTTTGGGGAATCTCAAAAGGCGACCAGTGGTTGACCAGCTTGTAAAACCACCGGCGCATAGTACGCATCGGCCACGACTCCTCCCGATTGGCGCGAATACCATAGAACACCTTATATCCCGCTTCCCAATGCTGGACAAACGTGGGCAAAAGATCAGGGGGGTCCTGCAGATCAGCAGGCAAAAACGGCACCACAGCATCCCCGCCGACCGCCATCGTGCCATTGAACAGATTGCGAAAAGCCCCAAAATTCCGCGAATTGGCAATCACCCGCACATTGGAATCGGCACTGGCAATAGCGCGCAATCTTTCAAGCGTAGCATCCGTAGAACAATTATCACAAAAAAGGTGTTCATAATCATAATCAGATAGAGGACCTGCAAACAGGGCTTTCACCGTCGCATGGCACTCCGCGACGGTCTCTTCCTCATTGTAGCAAGGCGTGACAATGCCGATTTTTTTTCTCGCCGTCATAGCACATGTCCTCAAACGCGCACAAAATCGGCAATCACTTCCAGCATATAATCGATATGGGCATTATCCAGACCGGGATAAACGCCAATCCAAAAAGTCCGATTCATAACAACATCCGCGTTGTCCAGATCGCCGACAATCCGATATTCCCTGCCACGCATATAGGGTTGATGCACCAGATTGCCGCCAAAGAGAAAGCGAGTACCTATTCGCCGCGCATTTAGATGCCTCACCAGTTCGTCGCGAGAAAAAGGCGCGCCATCGCGCACGGTAAGAGGCAATCCGAACCAGGACGGTTCGCTACCCGGCGTCGCTTCGGGCAAAATAAAATATTCCCGAAACTGCGCGAGACCGCGCAACAACCGTTCCGCATTGTGCTGCCGCTTCTCGAGAAACCCGTCCAGATGAGAAAGCTGTGCCACACCAACAGCAGCCTGCATATCCGTAATCTTCAAATTAAAACCGAGATGTGAGTAAATGTACTTATGGTCAAACCCATACGGCAGATTGCCGAGTTGCCAATCAAACCGGCGACCACAAGTATTGTCCATACCCGGCGCGCAAAAGCAATCCCTGCCCCAGTCGCGAATCGACTCCATAGCCCGGCGCAAAATAGCTCTATTAGTAAAAACAGCACCACCCTCGCCCATCGTAATATGATGCGCCGGATAAAAACTCAGCGTCCCAATAGCCCCAAAAGTACCCACAAGTTGACCGTCATAGCGCGCGCCGAGCGCGTCGCAACAATCTTCAATCACAAACAAATCGTGGCGATTGGCGACCTCCATCACGCGCCCCAGATCAAATGGATTCCCGAGCGTATGCGCCAGCATAATCGCCCTGGTCTTATCAGTAACAGCTTCCTCCAGCCCTGAGGGATCAATATTATAAGTAGGAATATCCACATCGACAAAAACCGGCACCATACCATATAACATGATGGGATTCACCGTCGTCGGAAACCCGGTCGCACACGTAATGACCTCGTCGCCCGCCCGCAATGCGCTATCCTTAAGCAAATGCGACGTCAGGGAAGCGAACGCAACCAGATTGGCAGAAGAACCAGAATTGACAGTAAGCACATGCTTGCGCCCCAGAAAATCGCCAAGCCGCCGCTCGAACTCCGCATTGAACCGCCCCGTCGTAAGCCAGAAATCGAGTGCAGAATCGACGAGCGATACCATATCCTCCCCGCCGTACACCCGTCCCGAAACCGGAACTGGACTGCGCTCGGCATCAAATACACCCGGGGGATGAGCCAACGCGGCATATTCTGCTGTAAGCCTCAGTATCTCGGACCGCAGCGCATCCGCTCTCGACCCGGAATTCTCCGATGAAGACATACGCAACCCCCTAAGTCAACCCCTCAATCAGCGCGGCATCGCGCTCTAACTGCACAAACAAAAAATTCGTCTCAACAGTATCATCCGCAATCGTCTCACAGTGCCGAAGCTGCCCTTCACCAACCGCCCAGCAGTCATAGCCGAGGGCTTTCGTCCATGCAATCACCTCGTTGGGATGGTAGCCAAACGCAGCCGACCACTTGCGGAGAAGCTCCAAAAACAGTACCGGTCGGTCGCGCGCTATAACCCCAGCCCCCCCTTGCAGAACCATCAACTCTGCACCTTCAACATCGCACTTCAAAAGACCGAGCGGAACCCCCGTATTGGCCGGCAGAGACTCGTCGAGCGTCGTCAGACGAACAGTCAACTTGCGACTCATCTCCCCGGGATGCAACTCCCGCAGCGAGGCACCGACATGCCCCGTATCCCGCGGCAAAAAAATTTCGCCCTGACCCGGACGGGCGGCGAGACCCTGCGATATCACAGTTATGCGATCAGAAAAGCCATTGAGCGCGATATTCGCCTTCAACACCGCGGCTGTATCCCCCACCGGTTCATAGGCAATAACCCGTCCACCCCCCATTGCCATCTTAACCGAATACCAGCCTATATTCGCGCCCGCATCAACCGCGAGAGAAGCGCGCCTGGCGCATCGGACAATCACGCGACCGGCAAACCGTTCATAAGCCCCGTGATTGATCGCCTCGGACACAGGCTCTCGAAGATTCTCGGGATTCCAGAAAAATCTCAACCCCGATTTGAGCTGAGCGATCAAACCCGTCTCACCGATCTGTATGGACGCGACCTCGCCCTTAGCCAAAAGCGGCGGATAGGCGCGCAAACGAAGATGGTAATCCCGCATCAACGCCCAGAACTTCTGCCGGTCGAGATCGCCCTGCTCATAAGCCAGCCGCAGATCACAAAGCGCCTGGATATCCAAATCCTTCATCGCAAAGCACCCAAAGACAAACTATCGATAGCGCGTCGAAATCCCGTCCCAATATCAATTGAGGGACGCCATCCAAGCGATCTGAGTCGCCCAACATCTGGACACGACCGCTCGACCTTACTCGGCATATAGGGATCCCCTACTTTCCGGACAGCGCGGATCACCTTCAAACCCTTCTCGGGATAAAGCGCAGTCAGTATCTCCGCCAATTCTGCAATCGAAACTTCGCAATCGGGATTGCCGAGATTATATGCCGTCCCGGACTCACCGCACAACAAAATGCGGAAAAACCCCTCGGTTGCATCCCCCAAATAACAAAATGACCGACGCGCCGTACCCGCGCTCAGAAGTTCAATATCGCGGCCCTGCACAACGGAGGCGGCAAAATCCGCGAACACGCGTCCATCATCAAACCGCATACCCGGTCCATAAACATGGAAAGGCCGCACAATCGAAGCCGCAACCCCGAACTGCCGGTGATAGGCAATGCACAGCGCCTCGCCCAAACGCTTCGACTCGGCGTAACAGTTGCGCGGATCAATCGAATCCAGCACACCCACATCGGACTCCCGCGTCGGAATCATAGTCTCCGGCAGATCGCCGTATATCTCCGACGAACTAAAAAACAAAAAACCCTTTGCATCGACATCTGCGGCGCGCTCAAGAAGGTGTTCAGTACCCACCGTATTGGGACCTATAGTACCGACCGGATCGTCCCGGTAGTATTTGGGACTTGCCGGACTCGCCGCGTGAATAACAAAATCAGGCCGCATATCGACGGGCAACCGCGTACAAACATCCTGCACCAGAAGCGTAAAATTGGGATCCTGCAAATGACGTCCAAATTTGGCACGCGCGCGGTCTTCCGACCGCACCAGAGCAACAACCCGCGGCGGATCATTCCCTATGAGCGCCGGACAGTGCCGAAGCGCCATCACAACCTCGACGAGATAAGCGGGCAAAAAACCAGTCGCCCCCGTAATCAGCACCGAGCACCCTGCCAAACGGCGCCACTCGAGACCGGAAGATATAATCCGGGCTATATCGCCCGCAATAATGGGATCCGGGTGGATCGCTATACTGGAATCGCTAACATTCATAAGCGCCACTAAAATTCACCATGGACCTCATCAAAAGGCATTGCTCGAGTTTCCATATAAACACGGACCTGTTCACGGGTCACGCCCCTCATATCCGCGCCCCTCAAGTGCGCCCTGTACCAATCAACCGTCATCTTCAAAGTCGTCGTCAGATCCAGCCGCGGACACCAGTCCAGCATCGTCATCGCCTTTGCACTATCGATGGACAACAACCGCGTCTCGGGCGGATAATCCCGACAGTCAACCCTGTACTGCGCCCCATCTCCCCACAACTCTGCCACAGCATCGACGACCTCTTGCACAGACCGCGCATTGCCCGGCAGCGGACCAAAATTAAACGCATCGGCCTGCCTTGCCTCGCCATTCAGCAACCGCTCCGCCAGAGCGATATACCCACCGAGCGGCTCCAGCACATGCTGCCAGGGACGCACCGCATGGGGCGCGCGAATCAACAACACCTCCCCCGCCCCAAAAGCGCGCACAGCATCGGGCATCAACCGATCTCGCGCCCAATCTCCACCACCAATCACATTTCCCGCCCGCGCCGTAGCAATCAGCAAATCCCGCTTATCCCGCCCGGTAAAAGACCGTCGATAAGCCTGCGCCAACAACTCGGCACACGCCTTGCTGCTGCTATATGGATCGTCCCCCCCCAGCCGATCATTTTCCCGATACCCCCAAACCCATTCCCTGCTCTCGTAACACTTATCCGTCGTCACCACAACCACCGCCCGCACACGCTCGCACTCGCGAGCCGCCTCCAGAACGTGTGCCGTACCCATAACATTCGTCGAATACGTCCCAATGGGATCTGCATAGCCGCGTTGCACCAGCGGCTGAGCCGCAAGGTGGAACACGACCTCTGCCTCGCTGCGAGACAGGGCTTCGCGTAGCGCGGGCAGATCCCGAACATCGGCTATTGTACTATCGACAATGCGATCAATACCCGCAGCCGCAAACAAATTTGGCTCAGACTCCGGCAACAGGCCATAACCAGAGACACGCGCCCCCACCTCGTGCAACCACAAACTCAGCCATCCGCCCTTAAATCCGGTATGCCCGGTCACAAAAACCCGCCTCCCCTGCCATACATTCATCAAACCGCCCCTTTCCAGGTCGCCCAGGGCGGATTCCCGTTATCCCACAACTGTTCCAGACTGAGCTTGTCCCGAGGCGTATCCATGCAGTGCCAGAACCCCTCGTGAAGATAGGCAGCCAGTTCGCCTTCCGCGGCCAGATGCTGCATAGGGAAGTGCTCCCATACCACATCATCGCCGTCAATGAGATCGAAAACATCGGGAGACAGAACGAAAAAACCACCGTTGACCCATCCGCCTTCGTCCGGTGGTTTCTCTTCAAAATGCGACACGAGATGCCCATCCAACTCTATCGTTCCAAAACGCGCGATAGGCCGCACAGCCGTAACCGTCGCCATTTTCCCGTGCGACAGGTGAAAATCAATCACCCGCCCAATATCCAGATCCGTGACCGCATCGCCATAAGTCATGCAGAAAGTCTCATCCCCGATATAGTCGCGCACGCGCCTGATCCGCCCCCCCGTCTGCGTATCCAGCCCGGTATCGGCAAGCGTCACGCGCCATGGCTCCACCTGATCTTTGCCGTAATCGACCTTGCCACTGGCAAGATCGACAAAAACATCGGAAACATAGCTGCGGTAATTGAGAAAATATTGCTTGATCACATCGCCCTTGTATCCCAGGCACACAATAAAATCGGACACCCCGTGCTGCTGGTATATTTTCATAATATGCCAGAGCATAGGCTGCCCGCCGATTTCGACCATCGGCTTTGGCCTGGTCGTCGTTTCTTCCGCCAGACGCGTACCCAGGCCACCAGCCAGAATAACTGCCTTCATCTTTGGTCACTCCCATTGTCTGTCAGACATTTATTTTTTCTTCTTGCACCTGCACAACATAGACAAATAATTTATACTTGTCATCCCAAATATCCCCACTCACACCTCTACTATAGCGCGGATGCCGCTGTCGAGACAGGTTACGATTAGCCAAGAATCACCTCTCCCCGTGCGAATCGCGACGCGTCCTTCTCGTCTTCCTTCTTCTTGCCATTTCAGCTCCGTATGAAGAAGAGGAAAACGGCACGGGGACAGTAATAGGGGCGGGGACTGGTTGGGAGACACATCCAGCGGTCAGATAGAAAAACCTTCTGGATCGCGGCTAAAACATTGCCGCGATGACAGGCGGGAGCCTGGTCTATTTGGGGAGATTCATCAAAATGGTAATTGACGTGCCGAAAATGGCGATCAGAATGGTCAGGAGAAGTCCAATAATCCATTTCAAATGGCTGGCCATGCGCCCTTCCATATTGTCCAAGCGCATATCCATATTGTCCAGACGATTATTCAGACTGTTCATACGACCTTCCAGGCTGGTCAATCGCTGCACAATTTGATCGACAATCCCTTCTAT
Above is a window of Gemmatimonadota bacterium DNA encoding:
- a CDS encoding transketolase; amino-acid sequence: MRTMFINTLLELADEDDRIFLLCGDLGYSVLEPFFERFPNRFVNVGVAEQNMIGIAAGLAQGGYVAFCYSIANFPTLRCLEQIRNDVCYHDCNVTVVSVGGGVAYGAQGYSHHAVEDLAVMRALPNMVVAAPGDPLEVRALTRALVNHPGPGFLRLGKAGEPILHDAVPSLEMGEVIEMRDGDDVVLLSTGGMLETALQVADQLAQQGVDAGVTSVPFLKPLNTAYVTAATRRSALLCTLEEHGPIGGLGEAVASCLAQLSGDRAALLPFSLPEGSTKGVSGDQHYLRARGGLDPDSIFAAVTDAFANTQT
- a CDS encoding transketolase; translation: MNIEDIATFAARIRRHALCMVHHAGASHIGTCLSMADLLAVLYCRTLRIDPQRPDWPGRDRFVLSKGHGTAILYAALAERGFFPVEWLDRYCADGSPLTGHINHLGVPGVEVSTGSLGHGLSIGCGMALAGRAASDPYRCFVLLSDGECDEGSIWEAALFAPHHRLGNLTVIIDYNKIQSFGTVAEVLDLEPLADKWRAFGWRVLEVDGHDLVAIDDALHGVDAGADRPLALIAHTVKGKGVSFMEDDLLWHYRNPDDDQLAAALREVGGG
- a CDS encoding glycosyltransferase family 2 protein, with amino-acid sequence MTARKKIGIVTPCYNEEETVAECHATVKALFAGPLSDYDYEHLFCDNCSTDATLERLRAIASADSNVRVIANSRNFGAFRNLFNGTMAVGGDAVVPFLPADLQDPPDLLPTFVQHWEAGYKVFYGIRANREESWPMRTMRRWFYKLVNHWSPFEIPQNAGEFQLIDRVVVENLRAFDDHFPYLRGMIAYCGFDSIGVPYTWKKRGRGLSKSSASSLIEDGLNGLISFSMMPIRIALFAGFSLASLSILVALIMLIINLIYYRELAPPGIPLLTVSLFFFAGFQLFFMGLLGEYILAIHSQVRRRPLVIERERVNFSDDPQGEQEV
- the rfbH gene encoding lipopolysaccharide biosynthesis protein RfbH — protein: MSSSENSGSRADALRSEILRLTAEYAALAHPPGVFDAERSPVPVSGRVYGGEDMVSLVDSALDFWLTTGRFNAEFERRLGDFLGRKHVLTVNSGSSANLVAFASLTSHLLKDSALRAGDEVITCATGFPTTVNPIMLYGMVPVFVDVDIPTYNIDPSGLEEAVTDKTRAIMLAHTLGNPFDLGRVMEVANRHDLFVIEDCCDALGARYDGQLVGTFGAIGTLSFYPAHHITMGEGGAVFTNRAILRRAMESIRDWGRDCFCAPGMDNTCGRRFDWQLGNLPYGFDHKYIYSHLGFNLKITDMQAAVGVAQLSHLDGFLEKRQHNAERLLRGLAQFREYFILPEATPGSEPSWFGLPLTVRDGAPFSRDELVRHLNARRIGTRFLFGGNLVHQPYMRGREYRIVGDLDNADVVMNRTFWIGVYPGLDNAHIDYMLEVIADFVRV
- a CDS encoding FkbM family methyltransferase, which translates into the protein MKDLDIQALCDLRLAYEQGDLDRQKFWALMRDYHLRLRAYPPLLAKGEVASIQIGETGLIAQLKSGLRFFWNPENLREPVSEAINHGAYERFAGRVIVRCARRASLAVDAGANIGWYSVKMAMGGGRVIAYEPVGDTAAVLKANIALNGFSDRITVISQGLAARPGQGEIFLPRDTGHVGASLRELHPGEMSRKLTVRLTTLDESLPANTGVPLGLLKCDVEGAELMVLQGGAGVIARDRPVLFLELLRKWSAAFGYHPNEVIAWTKALGYDCWAVGEGQLRHCETIADDTVETNFLFVQLERDAALIEGLT
- a CDS encoding NAD-dependent epimerase/dehydratase family protein; the protein is MNVSDSSIAIHPDPIIAGDIARIISSGLEWRRLAGCSVLITGATGFLPAYLVEVVMALRHCPALIGNDPPRVVALVRSEDRARAKFGRHLQDPNFTLLVQDVCTRLPVDMRPDFVIHAASPASPKYYRDDPVGTIGPNTVGTEHLLERAADVDAKGFLFFSSSEIYGDLPETMIPTRESDVGVLDSIDPRNCYAESKRLGEALCIAYHRQFGVAASIVRPFHVYGPGMRFDDGRVFADFAASVVQGRDIELLSAGTARRSFCYLGDATEGFFRILLCGESGTAYNLGNPDCEVSIAELAEILTALYPEKGLKVIRAVRKVGDPYMPSKVERSCPDVGRLRSLGWRPSIDIGTGFRRAIDSLSLGALR
- the rfbG gene encoding CDP-glucose 4,6-dehydratase; this encodes MNVWQGRRVFVTGHTGFKGGWLSLWLHEVGARVSGYGLLPESEPNLFAAAGIDRIVDSTIADVRDLPALREALSRSEAEVVFHLAAQPLVQRGYADPIGTYSTNVMGTAHVLEAARECERVRAVVVVTTDKCYESREWVWGYRENDRLGGDDPYSSSKACAELLAQAYRRSFTGRDKRDLLIATARAGNVIGGGDWARDRLMPDAVRAFGAGEVLLIRAPHAVRPWQHVLEPLGGYIALAERLLNGEARQADAFNFGPLPGNARSVQEVVDAVAELWGDGAQYRVDCRDYPPETRLLSIDSAKAMTMLDWCPRLDLTTTLKMTVDWYRAHLRGADMRGVTREQVRVYMETRAMPFDEVHGEF
- the rfbF gene encoding glucose-1-phosphate cytidylyltransferase; translation: MKAVILAGGLGTRLAEETTTRPKPMVEIGGQPMLWHIMKIYQQHGVSDFIVCLGYKGDVIKQYFLNYRSYVSDVFVDLASGKVDYGKDQVEPWRVTLADTGLDTQTGGRIRRVRDYIGDETFCMTYGDAVTDLDIGRVIDFHLSHGKMATVTAVRPIARFGTIELDGHLVSHFEEKPPDEGGWVNGGFFVLSPDVFDLIDGDDVVWEHFPMQHLAAEGELAAYLHEGFWHCMDTPRDKLSLEQLWDNGNPPWATWKGAV